The Oryzias latipes chromosome 11, ASM223467v1 nucleotide sequence GTGAAACTGCACGCATCACGATGCTCTCGTGGTGTAGATGTTCAAGACATTTTTGCACGGCTTCTGTCAAACAATCCAGAGCATTCAGTGGTCAAAGCTTTGCATTTTTCCTCCACTGCAGATGGATCGCATCAACAAATCCTTGAGTAGCTCAGGCCTGGGGCTAAGTTCACCTCTGAGGAGGAAGGTCAGTTCCTGCAGTGCCTGCCGACTGAGATTCAACTCTGTGGTGGGTTGTGTTTTGTGGAAAACTCACACTGTGGGTTCTCTTCTCCACACATTTTCTGACCCAGTATTTGACTTGCTGAGAATGAATTTCTGTGTCTTTCAGAGGCGTTTTTGCCAATGTTGTCTGCATGAAATGCAAAGATGTCCCTTTATTCTTGTCTTGATTGGTTTGTTGCAAAGCTCTACCTTTTCTCCAgtcagtaaaaaaacatttaacaagtTTACACATTAAACTGATGTTATCatgcatttacataaaaaactcCAAATGTGACCCATTTAAAGCCCAGTGGCTGctggagaaaaacaacatcCTGCTTATGTGCTTCATGTGTAGCGGGAAAACATATTCATATttatctgcagctgctctggactattttatttatttattcatttttctgtttgttttccactGGGCACCCAGGCTCAAGCGTCTGCCCATTATAGCGGCACCAGGCATGCAAAGAGGATGAAAGCTCTGGATGCCCCAGATTCTAAGATCAGGACCTCTGAACCAGTCACCAAGGAAACCGCATCGCAACACCCCAGCTCTGACGCCACATCAGAAGGTGTGTGTCTCTGCGGGCATGCAGACCTTCCCCTCTGtgtttcttgtgtgtgtgtgttagacaTATGAACATTCGGCTCAAACCCTCTCCTCCTAGTCACGACTTTAACTCTTTGATGTGCTGGCCCTCCTCCTGCCGCTTTGGGTTTCACAGAGAGGAGATTAAAGGTTATGCATTATCTTCTGCTCCTTCACTGTGTCTACATTTTCTGACTTCATTCAGAGTCTCCCCCAGGatcaaaaatgctttgaaaatgatCTTTGGGTGACTGTGTTTAAGCACCTGCAGCATCTGTGACTGTAGGCATGTCTGCATTAGAGTGAAAACGGGTCAAAGCACAGGCTTCTTTGCAGCATGTGTGCATGAGTTCATCCGTTAATGATGTGTGGgtattcaaaagtttaaaaaataagaacgAAGACTTGCATTTTACCAGAGTTTGTTTACTTCAGGGAAAGACGGGCTGACCGTGTTGAGCTTGGAGTTTCTTTCGGAGGAAGATGAGAGCTCTCTGAAGATCACTTCAAAGCACAAACGGGGAATCGGCGGAAACAAACAGACACCCACTCAGCTTTGCAGAACTAATCACTCTTATTAGCAAAGAGTGAATCCTGAAATCTGCATGTATTCCTCCAGGAGTTCGTCCGCCTCACGAAAGATAACAGGCCCCCAAATCGTCTTTACACAAAACTGCCAGTCAAAGTTCCAGTGGGAAGATCTCCGGGGAAATTACTGATTACTAGTGTGTTAAATAAGTTGATAAAGCTTATAATCAGCCACAGCTTtgctatgttttgttttttcctcaggAAAATCTGGTAAGGTTGGGTTTTCTCTCAGCTGGAGGAGCTGAGGTATTTTATAGAGCAGTGGAAAAATGTTTCCCTTAAATCTGAGGAGCTTTTGGATGGATTTGTGAGTGATGGACTCCCTACGTCAGCAACCCTGTTCATAAATATATCTGCAGTTTGTTAGTAAAGCCAAGACGGGGAGGCAGTAACGTTTGCCGTCTTTAGATGACATTTTTGGTTCTTTGCAgattttgttctgtttgtccTACAGTCCCATTGCTAATTATTTGTGACAAACTGACCGCTTCTAACTagttaaaatgataaattactCATAGCTTgtcaagaaaaaatgtgttgttgtgaattATAGAGTTTATTGTGGCCTATCTTCATAGGTTTTTGTACTAACGTCTGCTGAATAACCCCTTGGTTTTCCTATAAACAATCAATTTTAATTACAAACCACGACAAGGCAGTAAATGGATGGATTCAGGATTGATTCCTGTCCTAGAAttgagattttttctttttagttttagctCTAACAGAATAGCAGTGTGTAGTTTAGAGGAGTATTTTGCCATGCAAAGCTCATAGCAGAAAAAAGGCTAAAGTCAAAAGTTTCATTGTCATTATCTAGGGTCAAACACGAACTGTAATGCTTGGAAGGTGGCTGAACTGTTTTGCTGAGGATGCCTGCTGGATGGCCTGAGGCACAGACCTGCATGCGCTCACTAAACAGTTTTTGCTCCTTCTGGAGTTATGACTCCATTGAGCAGAGCTTACAAGATCCCAAATCTACTCAGAATGCTAAGTGCCATACTGAgggggacctggctgcagacaagaggGCGGACATCATTAGCCAGAAGCAGAGGTTCTACAAGATTTCAGAATTGTAGCaccttttatcaaaactttttAATGTGAATAAACTGTGCGCAAGATGTGCTTaaaatggggcaaaaaaaaggtaataattttattcttttcagaATTCAAAAAGAGTTCAAAATTGCAAAACTGTGAACCCCTTTTCACTGACtatttagctccagtgtttgcaTTCCTTCCATTGCTGTAACTTTTCAGCGTTTAatgcgatcaacgtgaatcagcttgTTATGTTGTGGAAAAAAGCGACTTTGTGCcggtatgcaacactttatgttagTAATGCAATGCATATCGGTGAAAAGCAactttaaagtgttgcataccGCTTTTCTCTGTAGATCAGCTGATTCCCGTTGATAGCGTAAGGAGTTACACTAAATCAAAGGGCACGGTAGGTTTGACTGAGAAATCTCTGTTAAAgatttaaagcttaaaacagaaaaaaacacaactgtcaGAGTCGTCAGTTAAATCAGGCATTTacaacccaaaaacaaaaagtattttacaaccATACTGGGTGGGGGAGGAACGGGACATGAACCTCAGATTCTGGACATCCGGTTCTGGCTAAAGACGTCCGGGCGCCGTTCgtcctctttttattttgaaacgttGGCAAATTTGACCCACCCAAAAAATACCctctttcttttcccttttctgGGAAAACTTCCTGTCGACTTGATTCTGCTGATGTACACTGATGGAATTTTagctgcttcaaaataaaagccacctTTATCACAACCACACAGTGCTGCTTCGGAGATGCTTCGCAAATGTGAAGATACAAAAAGGAGTGTATATTGACTCAAATGGGTTCGATTTACAGCTGCTTAATTTCGGCCCAAGAACTTACACATAAGATAAACTGTGCGTTCTTATAAACTAACTTAAATACTTCCTATTTTTGTTCTAgcattttattgtcattttttttctatagtaTAATCTCTTCCTCCTTTATTTTGACATCTTGTTGGATCCCTTAGGTCCAAATCCTTCTTCACAGTCAACACCCTTGAGCAGCTGTCCCTTTGAAGGGACCTCTGACCAATCGCTGCCCCTCAGCCCGAGCACCTCAGAAAATCACGGGCACAAAGACGCAGAGGCAGACGCTCCAGACGGAGAGACAGAAGAAGAGAAAGCGTTGCGGCTTCTCTACTGCTCGCTCTGCAAAGTGGCTGTCAACTCAGCCTCCCAGCTCCAGGCCCACAAAAGTGGTGAGAAACAGTCGGCGTTTGATCAAAGCGAGCTGCGATTGATTCGCTTTTAAAGAGCCCTTTtggttgtgttcaggtaccaaGCACAAGACAATGATGGAAGCCAGAAATGGCGACGGAGCCATCAAGTCATTCCCGAGGAGCGGCGTTAAAGCCAAGATGTCTGCTCCGCCAGAGTCATCAACCGGCCTGCAGAACAAAACCTTCCATTGTGAGATCTGTGATGTGCATGTCAACTCAGAGACTCAGCTCAAACAGGTCAGCACAGACAGAGACCAATCCAAAAAAAggatcagattttctttttttttaaataatctttccccccccccactgtttttgttaaaaactcaTAACAGTGACTAAATGTTCTTCTTTTGGGGTCTTTTCCTGTAcctatttttaaactttgaacATAAAAGCAACAGGTCAACAGTTCTGCCATTAAAACCCTGAACACAGCCATCATCATCTTTTATAAACGAGCTGTGCGTATTTTATTTCCAAACTGAACTTGCACCCATCGCAGCAGGTGAGCTAACATCACAGATCCCTCAGATGATGAGCCAAAAGCTCTACAGCCCCCTTTTTTATGTCTCAGTGAGCTTTTGGATTTGCTGTCAGCCTCTCATGTTCGTGATATGAATGCATAGCGTTGGTCCTCATACCTGACTGTTTAAAGTTAACTGTATCCAGGTGCTCATGCATATTCAGCAGATCACCGCAGATCGCCGGCCGCAGCCATCTGTTGATGCCCGGTCAGTCAAATCACAAAGCTGCCGCTCCTGAATGTTTGTGCCCAAACATCTGCAAGCTTTCAACCTTTTTCCATTCCCGATTAAGCTTGCTTGTAGCGGCTACACGTCTGTTCCTTTTAAACCTGTTCTGCTGTGACCAAACATGGGATATTTGCCATTGATGATGTACATGAGTAACACTAGGTTTTGATGATGACTTATTTAAAGACCTAATCAaaggaaaattatgtttttaacatgttcttgtggtatttttctcatgttggagtacatatgtaaaaagaaatacaattaaaGTTGTATTGCTTTAtgaaaatcattgtgaatcaggagcagatgaaaaaaatgcatatggaaaaacaatcaaaagctAAATAGCATATACTTATTCAGCGCTTCACTACCTC carries:
- the LOC101159450 gene encoding zinc finger protein 385D isoform X4, with the protein product MDRINKSLSSSGLGLSSPLRRKAQASAHYSGTRHAKRMKALDAPDSKIRTSEPVTKETASQHPSSDATSEGPNPSSQSTPLSSCPFEGTSDQSLPLSPSTSENHGHKDAEADAPDGETEEEKALRLLYCSLCKVAVNSASQLQAHKSGTKHKTMMEARNGDGAIKSFPRSGVKAKMSAPPESSTGLQNKTFHCEICDVHVNSETQLKQHISSRRHKDRAAGKPAKPKFSPYSSTQRHQSLQAIRLALGKHHDVSKPLAPCLLQRQISVAAAMASLPTFPLQPATNSSPALFPSQALPQALLHPASGPICPTHTSVLFSPF
- the LOC101159450 gene encoding zinc finger protein 385D isoform X2, encoding MYFGHMCHGSLPAPARPVPGRTQPSPELKALLPFHLLPGFHDMDRINKSLSSSGLGLSSPLRRKAQASAHYSGTRHAKRMKALDAPDSKIRTSEPVTKETASQHPSSDATSEGPNPSSQSTPLSSCPFEGTSDQSLPLSPSTSENHGHKDAEADAPDGETEEEKALRLLYCSLCKVAVNSASQLQAHKSGTKHKTMMEARNGDGAIKSFPRSGVKAKMSAPPESSTGLQNKTFHCEICDVHVNSETQLKQHISSRRHKDRAAGKPAKPKFSPYSSTQRHQSLQAIRLALGKHHDVSKPLAPCLLQRQISVAAAMASLPTFPLQPATNSSPALFPSQALPQALLHPASGPICPTHTSVLFSPF
- the LOC101159450 gene encoding zinc finger protein 385D isoform X1; this translates as MYFGHMCHGSLPAPARPVPGRTQPSPELKALLPFHLLPGFHDMDRINKSLSSSGLGLSSPLRRKVSSCSACRLRFNSVAQASAHYSGTRHAKRMKALDAPDSKIRTSEPVTKETASQHPSSDATSEGPNPSSQSTPLSSCPFEGTSDQSLPLSPSTSENHGHKDAEADAPDGETEEEKALRLLYCSLCKVAVNSASQLQAHKSGTKHKTMMEARNGDGAIKSFPRSGVKAKMSAPPESSTGLQNKTFHCEICDVHVNSETQLKQHISSRRHKDRAAGKPAKPKFSPYSSTQRHQSLQAIRLALGKHHDVSKPLAPCLLQRQISVAAAMASLPTFPLQPATNSSPALFPSQALPQALLHPASGPICPTHTSVLFSPF
- the LOC101159450 gene encoding zinc finger protein 385D isoform X3, whose amino-acid sequence is MDRINKSLSSSGLGLSSPLRRKVSSCSACRLRFNSVAQASAHYSGTRHAKRMKALDAPDSKIRTSEPVTKETASQHPSSDATSEGPNPSSQSTPLSSCPFEGTSDQSLPLSPSTSENHGHKDAEADAPDGETEEEKALRLLYCSLCKVAVNSASQLQAHKSGTKHKTMMEARNGDGAIKSFPRSGVKAKMSAPPESSTGLQNKTFHCEICDVHVNSETQLKQHISSRRHKDRAAGKPAKPKFSPYSSTQRHQSLQAIRLALGKHHDVSKPLAPCLLQRQISVAAAMASLPTFPLQPATNSSPALFPSQALPQALLHPASGPICPTHTSVLFSPF